The following is a genomic window from Actinomadura sp. WMMB 499.
ATCAGGCCGGAAGATCCCGGTACCGGCAGATCTTGACGAACTCGCCCGGGTCCAGACTGGCACCTCCGACCAGCGCGCCGTCCACGTCGGCCTGCGACATCAGCCCGGCGACGTTGCTCCCCTTCACCGAGCCGCCGTACAGGACGCGCACCTTGCCCGCCACCTCGCCGTCGTACAGCTCGGCGACGCGGGTGCGGATCGCCGCGCAGACCTCCTGCGCGTCCTCCTTGGTGGCGGTCTCCCCGGTGCCGATCGCCCAGACCGGCTCGTAGGCGATCACGAGCGTCTCCACCTGGTCGGCGGGGATCTTCTCCAGGCCCCCGTCCACCTGCGCGAGGACGTGCGCGACGTGCTCGCCCGCCTTGCGGACGTCCAGGCCCTCCCCCACGCACAGGATCGGCGTGAGCTCGGCCGCGAGCGCGGCCCTGGCCTTGGCGTTGACGACGGCGTCGTCCTCGGCGTGGTACTGGCGCCGCTCGGAGTGCCCGACGACCGCGTAGGTGCAGCCGAGCTTGGCGAGCATCGACCCGGCGATCTCCCCGGTGTAGGCGCCGGACGCGTGCTGCGACACGTCCTGCGCCCCGTAGGCGATCCCGAGCTTGTCGGCGTCGACGAGGGTCTGCACCGACCGGATAGCGGTGAACGGCGGGATGACCGCGACGTCCACGGCGTCGTGGTCGGCCTCCTTGAGCGCGAACGCCAGCTTCTGGACGAGCGCGATCGCCTCGAGGTGGTTGTTGTTCATCTTCCAGTTGCCCGCCATCAGCGGCTTGCGGGAAGGTGCGGCGGCTGCCATCGGTCAGTCCTCCAGTGCCTGCAGGCCGGGGAGCGTCTTGCCCTCGAGGTACTCGAGGCTCGCGCCGCCACCGGTCGAGATGTGCGAGAAGGCGTTCTCGTCGAAGCCGAGCCGCCGGACGGCCGCGGCGGAGTCCCCGCCGCCGACCACGGTGAACGCGCCGGAGTCCAGGAGGCCCTGCGCGACGGCGCGGGTGCCGTGCGCGTAGGGCTCCATCTCGAACACGCCCATGGGGCCGTTCCAGAACACCGTCCCGGCGCCCGCCAGCCGGGACGCGAACAGCTTGCCGGACTCGGGCCCGATGTCGAGGCCGAGCCGGTCCGCGGGGATCGCGTCGGCCGCGACGACGTCGTGCTCGGCGTCCGCGGCGAACGCGGTCGCGGCGACGACGTCCACCGGCAGGACGAACTCCACTCCGCTCTCCTCGGCGCGCCGCAGGTAGTCGCGGACGGTGCCGAGCTGGTCCTCCTCCAGGAGGCTCCGCCCGACCTCGTGGCCCTGCGCCTTGAGGAACGTGAACACCATGCCGCCGCCGATGAGGATGCGGTCGGCCTTGCCGAGCAGGTTGT
Proteins encoded in this region:
- the tpiA gene encoding triose-phosphate isomerase, which codes for MAAAAPSRKPLMAGNWKMNNNHLEAIALVQKLAFALKEADHDAVDVAVIPPFTAIRSVQTLVDADKLGIAYGAQDVSQHASGAYTGEIAGSMLAKLGCTYAVVGHSERRQYHAEDDAVVNAKARAALAAELTPILCVGEGLDVRKAGEHVAHVLAQVDGGLEKIPADQVETLVIAYEPVWAIGTGETATKEDAQEVCAAIRTRVAELYDGEVAGKVRVLYGGSVKGSNVAGLMSQADVDGALVGGASLDPGEFVKICRYRDLPA